A window from Acidimicrobiia bacterium encodes these proteins:
- a CDS encoding cation:proton antiporter, with the protein MTLAASSGAGSLLVELGAVLLALAVLGRLANWAGIPSIPLYLLAGLAVGEGGVVELVTARDFIEIGAQIGVILLLLLLGLEYSGSELTDALRNHAPAGAVDLVLNFTPGLVVGVILGWDVRAALLLGGITYISSSGIIARLLDDLGHTGNRETPVVLAVLVTEDLVMTVYLPLMAGLLIGGGVIDIAVEIVVALVAVALALFAAIRLGVRFSRLAFHLSEENLLLSILGVALLVAGIAEELQASAAVGAFLVGIALSGPAESGARRVLSPLRDLFAALFFVFFGLQIDPADLPGALGLAAALALVTALTKVATGWWSARASGISWQGRLRAGVTLVARGEFSIVIAGIAVAAEIEGDLGPLAATYVLILAVAGPLLARAADPTARAITRRRAERRLL; encoded by the coding sequence ATGACCCTCGCTGCCTCCTCGGGCGCGGGGTCGCTCCTCGTCGAACTGGGCGCGGTCCTCCTCGCCCTGGCCGTACTCGGGCGCCTGGCCAACTGGGCCGGGATCCCGTCGATCCCCCTCTACCTGCTGGCCGGCCTCGCCGTGGGCGAGGGCGGGGTCGTGGAGCTCGTCACGGCTCGCGACTTCATCGAGATCGGCGCGCAGATCGGCGTGATCCTGCTCCTGTTGCTCCTCGGCCTGGAGTACAGCGGCTCGGAGTTGACCGATGCGCTGCGGAACCACGCGCCGGCGGGGGCCGTTGACCTGGTCCTCAACTTCACGCCCGGCCTCGTCGTCGGCGTGATCCTGGGATGGGACGTCCGCGCGGCGCTACTCCTCGGCGGCATCACGTACATCTCGTCGTCGGGCATCATCGCCCGGCTCCTCGACGACCTCGGTCACACGGGAAACCGTGAGACGCCCGTCGTGCTGGCGGTCCTCGTGACCGAGGACCTGGTGATGACCGTGTACCTCCCCCTCATGGCGGGCCTGCTCATCGGCGGTGGGGTCATCGACATCGCCGTGGAGATCGTGGTCGCGCTCGTCGCGGTCGCTCTCGCCCTGTTCGCTGCGATCCGTCTGGGTGTGCGATTCAGCCGGCTGGCGTTCCACCTGTCGGAGGAGAACCTCCTGTTGAGCATCCTCGGCGTCGCTCTCCTCGTGGCGGGGATCGCCGAGGAGCTGCAGGCCTCGGCCGCGGTCGGCGCGTTCCTCGTGGGCATCGCCCTGAGCGGCCCGGCCGAGAGCGGCGCGCGCCGGGTACTCAGCCCGCTGCGCGACCTGTTCGCAGCCCTGTTCTTCGTGTTCTTCGGTCTCCAGATCGACCCGGCTGACCTGCCCGGCGCACTCGGGCTCGCCGCCGCTCTGGCACTCGTGACCGCACTCACCAAGGTCGCGACCGGTTGGTGGAGCGCTCGGGCGTCGGGGATCAGCTGGCAGGGCCGGCTCCGTGCCGGAGTCACCCTCGTAGCGCGCGGCGAGTTCTCGATCGTCATCGCGGGAATCGCCGTCGCCGCGGAGATCGAGGGTGACCTCGGCCCGCTGGCGGCGACCTACGTGCTGATCCTCGCCGTGGCCGGGCCGCTCCTGGCCCGGGCAGCCGACCCCACAGCCCGCGCGATCACCAGACGCCGGGCGGAACGTCGGCTGCTCTGA
- a CDS encoding cytochrome P450, whose product MSDLPDTDASGSDAAAALFSQDTADAPHATYRRAHAMCPVARSDLGDGSFVAVTRYDDVWWALRHPDVFTSAANTLDLGEQPLLPLEVDPPEHTRYRRLLNPRFVPREIERLEAEVRARVRRLIDRVGPRGRCEFHDEIATPLPSGVFLALMGLPRSDLPQFLRWRDDTIRPDVAPDDFEGAQRVRARTAHAISDYFRSAIERLRSEPDEGLLSSLVNARIDGQPLSEAELLGISHLLLLGGLDTVTASLDCMVHFLATHPRHRRELIDDPALIPSAVEELLRWLSPVMVVPRVVATDVEMSGVRLRRGEGVMLAVGAANADDTEFGDNSVDFHRDPNRHVAFGGGHHLCLGAHLARLELRVVLEELHARIPDYRIVDGADVHFSPGIRQADHLPLEFTPT is encoded by the coding sequence ATGAGCGACCTTCCCGACACCGACGCCTCCGGGAGCGACGCAGCCGCTGCCCTGTTCTCACAGGACACCGCCGACGCGCCGCACGCGACCTACCGACGCGCCCACGCCATGTGTCCGGTCGCGCGCTCCGACCTCGGCGACGGGTCCTTCGTCGCCGTCACCCGCTACGACGACGTGTGGTGGGCGCTGCGCCATCCCGACGTCTTCACGTCCGCCGCCAACACCCTGGACCTGGGTGAACAGCCTCTTCTCCCGCTCGAGGTCGACCCACCGGAGCACACCCGGTACCGCCGACTGCTCAACCCCCGGTTCGTACCCCGGGAGATCGAGCGCCTCGAGGCCGAGGTCCGGGCCCGTGTTCGCCGACTCATCGATCGGGTCGGGCCTCGGGGCCGCTGCGAGTTCCACGACGAGATCGCCACCCCGCTGCCATCGGGCGTGTTCCTCGCGCTCATGGGGCTGCCGCGCAGCGACCTCCCGCAGTTTCTCCGGTGGCGCGACGACACGATCCGTCCCGACGTCGCACCCGACGACTTCGAGGGCGCCCAGCGCGTCCGCGCCCGGACCGCCCACGCCATCAGCGACTACTTCCGCTCTGCGATCGAGCGTCTTCGGAGCGAGCCCGACGAGGGTCTGCTGTCGAGTCTGGTCAACGCGCGCATCGACGGGCAGCCACTGAGCGAAGCGGAGCTGCTCGGGATCAGCCACCTGCTCCTCCTCGGTGGCCTCGACACGGTCACCGCGTCGCTCGACTGCATGGTGCACTTCCTCGCCACACACCCTCGGCACCGCCGGGAGCTGATCGACGACCCCGCCCTGATCCCCTCAGCGGTGGAGGAGCTCCTGCGGTGGCTCAGCCCCGTGATGGTCGTGCCGCGCGTCGTCGCCACGGACGTCGAGATGAGCGGGGTACGGCTCCGAAGGGGCGAGGGCGTGATGCTCGCCGTGGGCGCGGCCAACGCCGATGACACGGAGTTCGGCGACAACTCGGTCGACTTCCATCGCGACCCCAACCGCCATGTGGCGTTCGGTGGCGGCCACCACCTCTGTCTCGGAGCACACCTCGCCCGTCTCGAGCTCCGGGTCGTCCTCGAGGAACTGCACGCCCGCATTCCCGACTACAGGATCGTCGACGGGGCCGACGTCCACTTCTCACCCGGCATCCGCCAGGCCGATCACCTTCCCCTGGAGTTCACACCGACATGA
- a CDS encoding TetR family transcriptional regulator — MPSRDATGPQAPAGVDALRRRPDDPGDSGAIDEVVERILDATLEAATVHGVRRTSMSDVARRAGMSRPTLYKRFSSKDELVRAVVARETSRITAAILEAATGTDDPTEALDAAVLVALREVREHPLLDRVIRTEPETLVPMIVADPSPVMVVGREAAQSIIARRAPRLSELDVRRLADVLIRLLVSYALTPPDDPPEVVASSVAGLLASRFADADEVPHHATHPGEEP; from the coding sequence ATGCCATCGCGAGATGCAACCGGACCACAGGCACCTGCGGGTGTCGACGCGCTGCGGCGCCGGCCCGACGATCCCGGTGACTCCGGCGCGATCGACGAGGTCGTGGAGCGGATCCTCGACGCCACGTTGGAGGCGGCGACGGTCCACGGCGTGCGTCGCACCTCGATGAGCGATGTCGCCCGGCGCGCGGGCATGTCACGCCCGACGCTCTACAAGCGGTTCTCCTCGAAGGACGAGCTCGTCCGGGCCGTCGTGGCGCGCGAGACGTCGCGGATCACAGCCGCCATTCTCGAGGCCGCCACCGGGACCGACGATCCCACCGAGGCGCTCGACGCAGCGGTCCTCGTCGCACTGCGGGAGGTTCGGGAGCACCCGCTGCTCGACCGGGTGATCCGCACCGAGCCCGAGACGCTCGTGCCGATGATCGTCGCCGACCCGTCACCCGTGATGGTCGTCGGACGTGAGGCGGCGCAGTCGATCATCGCCCGCCGTGCCCCGCGTCTGTCAGAGCTCGACGTCCGTCGTCTCGCCGACGTCCTCATACGCCTGCTGGTCAGCTACGCGCTCACCCCGCCCGACGACCCACCCGAGGTCGTGGCCTCCTCCGTCGCCGGGCTGCTGGCGAGCCGGTTCGCTGACGCCGACGAAGTACCCCACCACGCAACCCACCCCGGGGAGGAACCGTGA
- a CDS encoding alpha-L-fucosidase, with translation MTEGPESTTNGAWFDEARFGLFVHWDHASQRGWEVSWPMVGGTFTLPYCQDVTAAEYHELAATFDPRQWDPRDLARCARVAGMRYVVFTTRHHSGFCMWDTALSEHKVTNSPYGRDIVAEVVEAFRAEGLRIGLYYSLSDWHHPDYPAFTEAERPYELGTSPPLPPAREADRYRAYLLGQLRELLTGYGRIDVLWFDGQWERPAEWWGADDIAGLARDLQPGILINDRLPGQGDFDTPEQFIPAEAPAGRWESCYTMNGSWGWNTADTDYKSGRAIVHALCETAGRGGNLLLNVSPTGDGNLPPEQVERLDVVTSWMDRHSEAVHGSSPGLEPWQFYGPSTRRGDRLYLFCLSRPYESVTVRGVPVRRVARAMVLGTGRELDVTVRTGVIEQLLDDPDGEVVVDVPHSDIDDVATVIALDLSDRPRTVPPGLTTPAP, from the coding sequence GTGACGGAGGGTCCCGAGTCCACGACGAATGGAGCCTGGTTCGACGAGGCCCGGTTCGGACTCTTCGTGCACTGGGACCACGCCAGCCAACGCGGCTGGGAGGTGTCGTGGCCGATGGTCGGTGGCACCTTCACCCTGCCGTACTGCCAGGACGTGACAGCGGCCGAGTACCACGAGCTGGCTGCGACCTTCGACCCGCGGCAGTGGGACCCCCGCGACCTGGCGCGCTGCGCCCGTGTCGCCGGGATGCGCTACGTCGTCTTCACGACCCGCCACCACAGCGGCTTCTGCATGTGGGACACGGCTCTCAGCGAGCACAAGGTGACCAACAGCCCCTACGGGCGCGACATCGTCGCCGAGGTGGTCGAGGCGTTCCGCGCCGAAGGGCTCCGGATCGGGCTCTACTACTCGCTCTCCGACTGGCACCACCCCGACTACCCGGCTTTCACCGAGGCCGAACGACCCTACGAACTCGGAACCTCGCCGCCCCTCCCGCCCGCCAGGGAGGCCGACCGCTACCGCGCCTATCTCCTCGGGCAGCTGCGCGAGCTGTTGACCGGGTACGGCCGAATCGACGTTCTGTGGTTCGACGGGCAGTGGGAACGCCCGGCCGAGTGGTGGGGGGCCGACGACATCGCGGGCCTGGCGCGTGACCTCCAGCCGGGGATCCTGATCAACGACCGGCTTCCGGGTCAGGGCGACTTCGACACGCCGGAACAGTTCATTCCGGCCGAGGCGCCCGCGGGTCGCTGGGAGAGCTGCTACACGATGAACGGCAGCTGGGGCTGGAACACCGCCGACACCGACTACAAGAGCGGCCGGGCGATCGTCCACGCCCTCTGCGAGACCGCCGGTCGCGGCGGGAACCTCCTCCTGAACGTGAGCCCCACGGGCGACGGCAATCTGCCCCCCGAACAGGTCGAGCGCCTCGACGTCGTCACGTCGTGGATGGATAGGCACTCCGAGGCGGTGCACGGCTCCTCGCCGGGGCTGGAGCCCTGGCAGTTCTACGGCCCGTCGACGCGTCGGGGCGACCGGCTGTACCTGTTCTGCCTGTCGCGGCCCTACGAGTCGGTGACCGTTCGCGGTGTACCCGTGCGTCGCGTCGCGCGGGCCATGGTGCTCGGCACCGGGCGTGAGCTCGATGTGACCGTGCGTACGGGGGTCATCGAGCAACTCCTCGACGACCCCGACGGAGAGGTCGTCGTCGACGTTCCTCACTCCGACATCGACGACGTCGCGACCGTGATCGCTCTCGACCTGAGCGACCGGCCGCGCACCGTCCCGCCCGGCCTCACGACCCCGGCCCCCTGA
- a CDS encoding amidohydrolase family protein, producing the protein MADTLITGGLVVDGTGTPGVRTDVAVCDGRFVEPDDLGPDPKVIDATDTVVAPGFVDIHTHYDAQLSWDPTASPSPLHGVTTAIGGNCGFSLAPAGDDHAQYLMRMMARVEGMPLEALEAGLSWDWTSFEDWESRLDRNLGVNAGFLVGHSAVRRTVMGDNCHEAANEQQIDAMARVVAEACTAGALGFSTSNAATHNDGDGDPVPSRGATDEEFVALAGAVRDVPGTTLECILAGSINGFTTDEKDLMARMSVAGHRPLNWNVLGVSALNPDGHVHQLTASDHAAAQGGRVVALTLPHTMKIRLSFLSGFVLDGLPGWRPVLSLPVAERMTALADPDVRRRLAAGAASDEAGMLRALADWRRLEIIETFAEVNSAHEGRTVGDIVDEVGGEPFDVLLDIVLADDLRTGLRPTGMTESEADWKMRAEVWRDPRTVVGGSDAGAHLDMMCGAIYSTAMLAHGVREFDVVSLEEAIHQLTEVPATLYGLRGRGRIAPGYAADLVVFDPDRVGYEQERMRADLPGGAWRLYAGAMGIHHVLVNGVPVVDDDRLTGDTPGTLLHSGRDTETVTP; encoded by the coding sequence ATGGCCGACACCCTGATCACCGGCGGCCTCGTGGTCGACGGCACGGGCACACCCGGCGTGCGTACCGACGTGGCCGTTTGCGACGGACGCTTCGTCGAGCCCGACGACCTGGGCCCCGATCCGAAGGTGATCGACGCCACCGACACGGTCGTCGCACCCGGCTTCGTCGACATCCACACACACTACGACGCCCAGCTCTCGTGGGACCCGACCGCCAGCCCCTCCCCGCTCCACGGGGTCACCACCGCCATCGGGGGCAACTGCGGGTTCAGCCTCGCACCCGCCGGTGACGACCACGCGCAGTACCTGATGCGGATGATGGCGCGTGTGGAGGGCATGCCGCTGGAAGCCCTCGAGGCGGGCCTGTCCTGGGACTGGACGAGCTTCGAGGACTGGGAGTCGCGCCTGGATCGGAACCTCGGTGTCAACGCGGGTTTCCTTGTCGGGCACTCCGCGGTACGGCGAACCGTGATGGGCGACAACTGCCACGAAGCCGCGAACGAGCAGCAGATCGACGCGATGGCACGTGTCGTCGCCGAGGCCTGCACCGCGGGCGCGCTGGGATTCTCGACCTCCAACGCGGCGACACACAACGACGGAGACGGTGACCCCGTCCCGTCACGCGGCGCCACCGACGAGGAGTTCGTCGCACTGGCGGGTGCCGTACGCGACGTGCCGGGCACGACCCTCGAGTGCATTCTCGCCGGGTCCATCAACGGCTTCACCACCGACGAGAAGGACCTGATGGCCCGTATGTCGGTCGCCGGCCACCGGCCCCTCAACTGGAACGTCCTCGGCGTGTCGGCCCTCAACCCCGACGGGCACGTCCATCAGCTCACCGCCTCCGACCACGCCGCCGCGCAGGGCGGCCGGGTCGTCGCGCTCACGTTGCCACACACGATGAAGATCCGCCTGTCGTTCCTGTCGGGCTTCGTCCTCGACGGGCTACCCGGCTGGAGGCCGGTGCTGTCGCTGCCCGTCGCCGAGCGCATGACGGCGCTGGCCGATCCCGACGTGCGTCGGCGTCTCGCGGCGGGTGCGGCCTCCGACGAGGCCGGGATGCTCCGCGCCCTGGCCGACTGGCGGCGTCTCGAGATCATCGAGACCTTCGCCGAGGTGAACAGCGCCCACGAGGGCCGCACCGTCGGCGACATCGTCGACGAGGTGGGAGGCGAACCCTTCGACGTGCTTCTCGACATCGTTCTCGCCGACGACCTGCGCACCGGCCTGCGCCCGACGGGGATGACCGAGAGTGAGGCCGACTGGAAGATGCGCGCGGAGGTGTGGCGTGACCCCCGTACCGTGGTCGGTGGCTCCGACGCCGGGGCCCACCTCGACATGATGTGCGGGGCCATCTACTCGACGGCGATGCTCGCCCACGGCGTGCGCGAGTTCGATGTGGTCTCCCTGGAGGAGGCGATCCACCAGTTGACCGAGGTCCCCGCCACCCTCTACGGGCTCAGGGGCCGCGGCCGGATCGCCCCGGGCTACGCCGCCGACCTGGTTGTGTTCGACCCCGACCGTGTCGGCTACGAGCAGGAGCGCATGAGGGCCGACCTGCCCGGTGGGGCGTGGCGGCTCTACGCCGGGGCGATGGGCATCCACCACGTGCTCGTGAACGGGGTACCCGTCGTCGACGACGACCGCCTGACGGGCGACACTCCGGGAACGCTGCTGCACTCCGGTCGGGACACCGAGACCGTCACACCGTGA
- a CDS encoding helix-turn-helix domain-containing protein: protein MDVSPAQASTRSPWEDRALERSLSAARDRFSARAHRLVGAARDLAAERGSSEFTVAEVAERADVALRTFYRSFAGRDELLLALFEEEARFGAEHLRAVVDSASEPLERLRCYVTELCHLLVTGSGYASLLVREFLRLGETHPDELRMALAPMVDLLEVELRSAAAAREIRPVDHDDAVVVFTLVLAHVHAAVLVASDTGKVGDGAVDSAVSAERLWDFCRSGLSTGGEAL, encoded by the coding sequence ATGGATGTGTCGCCGGCGCAGGCCTCCACACGGTCGCCCTGGGAGGACCGGGCGCTGGAACGCTCCCTGTCGGCGGCGCGTGACCGGTTCTCGGCCCGTGCCCACCGTCTCGTCGGCGCCGCCCGCGACCTGGCCGCCGAGAGAGGCTCGTCGGAGTTCACCGTTGCCGAGGTGGCGGAACGGGCCGATGTCGCCCTCCGGACGTTCTACCGGAGCTTCGCAGGCCGCGATGAGCTGCTGTTGGCCCTCTTCGAGGAGGAGGCACGCTTCGGAGCCGAGCATCTGCGTGCTGTCGTCGACTCGGCGTCGGAGCCACTGGAGCGGCTGCGCTGCTACGTGACGGAGCTGTGCCACCTGCTGGTCACGGGCTCCGGCTACGCGTCGTTGCTGGTACGCGAGTTCCTACGCCTCGGGGAGACGCACCCCGACGAGCTACGGATGGCCCTGGCACCGATGGTCGACCTGCTCGAGGTCGAGTTGCGCTCGGCCGCAGCGGCTCGTGAGATCCGTCCGGTCGACCACGACGATGCCGTCGTCGTGTTCACCCTGGTTCTGGCGCACGTTCACGCCGCGGTGCTCGTGGCCTCGGACACCGGGAAGGTCGGCGACGGCGCAGTGGACAGTGCAGTGTCGGCCGAGCGGCTGTGGGACTTCTGCCGGTCGGGTCTGTCGACGGGGGGAGAAGCCCTGTGA
- a CDS encoding amidohydrolase family protein: MNGAPPAPYRIVSVDDHLIEPPDLFEGRVPSAFAEIAPRIDTLPNGRQVWVYEDGIYPNIGLNAVIGRPRDEWSMDPANFDEMRRGCWDIDARIADMDLAGIVASVCFPSLIAGFSGAVFANSADAALGEACVRAWNDWHLDVWAGTHPGRIIPLQITWLPEPAIAAAMVRENADRGFRALSFPEFPSKLGLPSLHSDHWDPVFDACQETGTVLCLHTGSGSWAPVPCDDPPFELLPTLFPGNAFLACADWLWSGACTRFPDLKVAMSEGGIGWVNMLADRVDYVVDHSASGTESRGWEDDLRPSEVLARNFWFCMIDDPSTLDGVLERFGPDHVMVEVDYPHADSTWPDTQELLHERFADLPEDTAAKLTHQNAERLFRWPTP, translated from the coding sequence ATGAACGGCGCGCCGCCCGCTCCGTACCGCATCGTGTCGGTCGACGACCACCTGATCGAGCCGCCCGACCTCTTCGAGGGCCGCGTCCCGTCGGCGTTCGCCGAGATCGCCCCGAGGATCGACACCCTCCCCAACGGCCGCCAGGTGTGGGTCTACGAGGACGGCATCTATCCCAACATCGGGCTCAACGCCGTGATCGGTCGCCCCCGGGACGAGTGGTCGATGGATCCCGCCAACTTCGACGAGATGCGGCGGGGCTGTTGGGACATCGACGCCCGCATCGCCGACATGGACCTCGCCGGCATCGTGGCGTCGGTGTGCTTCCCGTCACTCATCGCGGGCTTCTCCGGCGCGGTCTTCGCCAACTCGGCCGATGCCGCGCTCGGTGAGGCGTGCGTACGGGCGTGGAACGACTGGCACCTCGATGTGTGGGCAGGCACCCACCCCGGGCGCATCATCCCGCTCCAGATCACCTGGCTGCCCGAGCCCGCGATCGCTGCGGCCATGGTGCGGGAGAACGCCGATCGGGGATTCCGGGCACTGAGCTTCCCCGAGTTCCCCTCCAAGCTCGGCCTCCCGTCGCTGCACTCCGACCACTGGGATCCGGTGTTCGACGCATGCCAGGAGACCGGGACCGTTCTGTGCCTCCACACGGGGTCGGGCTCGTGGGCGCCTGTCCCCTGCGACGACCCGCCCTTCGAGCTGTTGCCCACGCTGTTTCCCGGCAACGCCTTCCTCGCCTGCGCCGACTGGCTGTGGTCGGGGGCCTGCACGCGGTTTCCCGACCTGAAGGTGGCGATGTCGGAGGGTGGCATCGGCTGGGTGAACATGCTCGCCGACCGCGTCGACTACGTGGTCGACCACTCGGCGTCGGGCACCGAGAGCCGGGGCTGGGAGGACGACCTCCGGCCCAGCGAGGTCCTGGCGCGCAACTTCTGGTTCTGCATGATCGACGACCCGAGCACCCTGGATGGTGTGCTCGAGCGGTTCGGCCCCGACCACGTCATGGTCGAGGTCGACTACCCCCATGCCGACTCGACCTGGCCCGACACCCAGGAGCTGCTCCACGAACGGTTCGCCGACCTGCCCGAGGACACCGCGGCCAAGCTGACCCACCAGAACGCGGAAAGGTTGTTCCGATGGCCGACACCCTGA
- a CDS encoding cation:proton antiporter regulatory subunit produces the protein MGKTVAMTQINETQLPGVGVRHDFETISGDKVGIISHHSGRREMVIYDDDDPDSVAETAYLTPEEARTFADLLGSTSIVEHFEDLRQQIQGLALDWLPIDATSRYAGRKLGDTELRAKTGVSIVALVRGDSAIASPGPEETLETDDVAVVVGTSEGIDAAAKLLAAGSA, from the coding sequence ATGGGCAAGACTGTCGCCATGACACAGATCAACGAGACGCAGCTGCCCGGTGTCGGGGTCCGCCACGACTTCGAGACGATCAGCGGCGACAAGGTCGGGATCATCTCCCACCACTCGGGGCGTCGGGAGATGGTGATCTACGACGACGACGATCCCGACTCCGTCGCCGAGACCGCCTACCTGACACCCGAGGAGGCCCGCACGTTTGCCGACCTCCTCGGCAGCACGAGCATCGTCGAGCACTTCGAGGACCTGCGCCAGCAGATCCAGGGGCTCGCCCTCGACTGGCTGCCGATCGACGCCACGAGCCGCTACGCAGGACGCAAGCTGGGTGACACGGAGCTTCGCGCGAAGACCGGCGTCTCGATCGTCGCCCTCGTTCGCGGCGACAGCGCCATCGCATCACCGGGACCGGAGGAGACGCTCGAAACCGATGATGTCGCAGTCGTCGTGGGGACCTCGGAGGGGATCGACGCGGCGGCGAAGCTCCTCGCGGCGGGCAGTGCATGA
- a CDS encoding SDR family oxidoreductase codes for MNSATQLHAELARSRVVVVGASSGLGRCIGTGLVHRGYAVAFLGRRTDRLDDAVGEAGGGAVALTCDVRDSASCTAAIEEACDVLGGVDGLVYSAGVGPLVPLVDTGPELWREVFDTNVIGATVATAAALPHLAAEGGRAVYLSSVSASMTPPWPGLGAYAVSKAALDKLVEAWRVEHPEVGFTRLVLGNSAGGTGHGATEFTSSWDAGLASEYIATWMEHGHMSGAVLDVDEIISTVVGLFESGADIPSMTLMPPPP; via the coding sequence GTGAACAGTGCGACGCAGCTCCACGCGGAATTGGCCCGGTCCCGGGTCGTTGTCGTCGGCGCGTCGAGTGGGCTCGGTCGGTGCATCGGTACCGGGCTCGTTCATCGGGGTTACGCGGTCGCGTTCCTCGGGCGGCGCACCGACCGCCTCGACGACGCGGTGGGCGAGGCCGGTGGCGGTGCCGTGGCGCTCACCTGCGACGTACGCGACAGCGCGTCGTGCACCGCCGCCATCGAGGAGGCGTGCGACGTGCTCGGCGGCGTCGACGGTCTCGTCTACAGCGCCGGCGTCGGACCCCTGGTGCCGCTCGTCGACACCGGCCCGGAGCTGTGGCGGGAGGTGTTCGACACCAACGTGATCGGTGCGACCGTCGCGACCGCAGCGGCACTCCCGCATCTTGCAGCGGAGGGAGGGCGCGCGGTCTACCTCTCGTCGGTGTCGGCGTCGATGACCCCACCATGGCCGGGCCTCGGTGCCTACGCTGTGAGCAAGGCCGCTCTCGACAAGCTGGTCGAGGCCTGGCGCGTGGAGCACCCCGAGGTCGGTTTCACACGGCTGGTTCTCGGAAACAGCGCCGGCGGCACAGGCCACGGCGCCACGGAGTTCACCTCGTCGTGGGACGCCGGCCTCGCCTCCGAGTACATCGCGACCTGGATGGAGCACGGTCACATGTCGGGAGCAGTCCTCGACGTCGACGAGATCATCAGCACGGTCGTCGGCCTGTTCGAGTCAGGCGCCGACATTCCGTCGATGACGCTGATGCCGCCGCCACCTTGA
- a CDS encoding Zn-dependent alcohol dehydrogenase has translation MRAAVLREVGTPLSVEDVELSPPGPGMVAVRMAATGVCHTDLSVRDGSIPQEVPAVLGHEGAGTVTEVGPDVTTLGVGDHVVLSWVAPCRRCFFCLARRPELCEHGMDHAFAGPYGTANGDPLWCGLGTGTLAETTVVPEMAAVRIEPDFPLELAALLGCAVVTGVGAVVNTAGVSPGETVAVIGCGGVGLAAVQGARLAGATVILAVDRVAATLDLAVANGATHAVDGSVSDPVAAAQELTAGRGVDHALEVVGLSSTIEQAYALTRRGGTVTVVGAGAADDPVSIPAMSLLADAKRVQGSVYGGTDPARDIPRAVTLARTGALDLERIVTRRGTLDEVNDAFDTMAAGVGARTLIEFPSSSNTPPEASSV, from the coding sequence GTGAGGGCAGCCGTGCTCCGGGAGGTCGGTACGCCGCTCTCGGTCGAGGACGTCGAGCTCTCACCACCCGGTCCCGGGATGGTGGCGGTACGAATGGCAGCCACAGGTGTGTGCCACACCGACCTGTCGGTACGTGACGGCTCGATCCCCCAGGAGGTCCCTGCGGTCCTGGGCCACGAAGGCGCCGGAACCGTCACCGAGGTCGGCCCGGATGTGACGACCCTGGGCGTCGGCGATCATGTCGTGCTGTCGTGGGTGGCGCCGTGTCGACGGTGCTTTTTCTGTCTCGCCCGGCGGCCGGAACTGTGCGAGCACGGGATGGACCACGCCTTCGCAGGCCCCTACGGAACAGCGAACGGTGATCCGCTCTGGTGTGGGCTCGGCACCGGAACGCTCGCCGAGACGACGGTGGTCCCGGAGATGGCGGCCGTCCGCATCGAGCCCGACTTCCCCCTCGAACTGGCGGCGCTTCTGGGGTGTGCCGTCGTCACCGGTGTGGGCGCCGTCGTGAACACCGCCGGCGTGTCACCGGGTGAGACGGTCGCTGTCATCGGATGCGGCGGTGTGGGCCTGGCCGCCGTGCAGGGAGCACGGCTCGCCGGGGCCACGGTGATCCTCGCCGTCGACCGCGTCGCCGCCACGCTGGACCTCGCCGTCGCCAACGGCGCCACCCACGCCGTCGACGGATCCGTGTCCGACCCGGTCGCCGCGGCCCAGGAGCTCACGGCCGGGAGGGGCGTCGACCACGCCCTCGAGGTCGTGGGCCTCTCGAGCACGATCGAGCAGGCCTACGCCCTGACCCGCCGCGGAGGCACCGTCACCGTCGTCGGGGCGGGCGCAGCCGACGATCCCGTGTCGATCCCGGCCATGAGCCTGCTGGCCGACGCCAAGCGGGTACAGGGCTCGGTCTACGGCGGCACCGATCCGGCCCGCGACATCCCGCGGGCGGTCACGCTCGCCCGAACCGGGGCACTCGACCTCGAGCGAATCGTGACCCGGCGCGGAACCCTCGACGAGGTCAACGACGCCTTCGACACAATGGCCGCCGGTGTGGGCGCCCGGACCCTGATCGAGTTCCCCTCCTCATCGAACACACCGCCGGAGGCGAGCAGCGTATGA